Genomic DNA from Lutibacter sp. A80:
TTACGCTATGATAGATTTTATTAGCAGTTCCTAAAATTTTAATAAATCCTTTAGCATCTTCTGCATCCCAAGCTTTATTTGTTTCACCATATTCACCAAATTTAGATTTCATTAAATCGTGTTTAGAATCAATTCCATTTAAACTGAAATGGTACGGTTTTAGAGTTACAAAAACTTCACCTGTTACTACTCTTTGTGAGCTTGTTAAATAAGCTTCAATATCTCTCATTACAGGCTCAAAATATTGTCCATCGTGCAATAATGTTCCGTAAGTACTACCTAAACCTTCTTTTAAATTTTGTTGCGCTTTAGAAAGTACATGTTTTTCTAATAAATGATGCGCTTTAATAATTACGGTTGCAGCCGCTGCTTCAAATCCAACCCTTCCTTTAATACCAACAATGGTATCTCCAACATGAATATCTCTACCAATAGCATATTTTGAAGCTAGTTCTTCAACTTTTAAAATATTGTTTACAGGTGTATCCATTTCATCATTTACTCCAACCAACTGACCTTTTTCAAAATGAAGTTTTAAATCTGATGGCTCAGTTTTTTCTAACTGACTTGGATATGCTTCTTCTGGTAATGCTTGGTGTGATGTTAGTGTTTCAACACCTCCAACGCTTGTTCCCCAAATTCCTTTATTTATTGAATATTTTGCTTGAGACCAAGGATAATCTACACCGTGTTTTTTTAAATAATCAATTTCTTCTTTTCTAGATAATTTTAAATCTCTAATTGGTGTAATAATTTCAATTTCTGGAGCTAATGTTTGAAAAATCATATCAAAACGAACTTGATCGTTTCCTGCTCCTGTACTTCCATGAGCTATATATTTAGCGTTTAGTTTTTTAGCATATTCAACAACTTCAATTGCTTGAAAAACACGCTCTGCACTTACAGATAATGGATACGTATTATTTTTTAACACATTACCATACACCATATATTTAATGGCTTTCTCATAATAAATATCTAAAATATTATGATTGGTATGCGATTTAACCCCCATATCATAGGCTTTTGCTTCAACAACTTTTAATTCTTCCGAAGAAAAACCTCCCGTGTTTACTAATACACTGTGAACTTCTAAATTTAGTTCGTTTTGTAAATACTTTACACAATAAGATGTGTCTAAACCTCCGCTATATGCTACTACAACTTTTTCCATGACTTTTATTTATTACTTTTTTTTAAAAACAATGATTGCTTAATTTTTTTTAATCTGTTTAATACTTTTGAATTGTATTTGTGTCTTTTTACATTTTTTTGAACCTTTGGATCATATAACATCCCAGTACACAAACACATTTTTCGATTTGTTCTAGTTAAAACATCAAAATTCTTACAGGTTCTACACCCATTCCAGAAAGCTTCGTCTGTAGTTAATTCAGAAAAGGTTACTGGTTGATAACCTAATTCGTAATTAATTTTT
This window encodes:
- a CDS encoding argininosuccinate synthase, with the protein product MEKVVVAYSGGLDTSYCVKYLQNELNLEVHSVLVNTGGFSSEELKVVEAKAYDMGVKSHTNHNILDIYYEKAIKYMVYGNVLKNNTYPLSVSAERVFQAIEVVEYAKKLNAKYIAHGSTGAGNDQVRFDMIFQTLAPEIEIITPIRDLKLSRKEEIDYLKKHGVDYPWSQAKYSINKGIWGTSVGGVETLTSHQALPEEAYPSQLEKTEPSDLKLHFEKGQLVGVNDEMDTPVNNILKVEELASKYAIGRDIHVGDTIVGIKGRVGFEAAAATVIIKAHHLLEKHVLSKAQQNLKEGLGSTYGTLLHDGQYFEPVMRDIEAYLTSSQRVVTGEVFVTLKPYHFSLNGIDSKHDLMKSKFGEYGETNKAWDAEDAKGFIKILGTANKIYHSVNSEL